One genomic segment of Pseudomonas sp. RU47 includes these proteins:
- a CDS encoding LysE family translocator encodes MSLETWLLFSGAALVVILIPGPLSLLMISNSLNYGLRRSYPAFLGGVTASICLLSASALGLGALLLASEQLFSVLKIVGALYLFYLAWQSWQQSRQPAVGADVPQAAPVPRFRALFGRAFVLGASNPKDILFFAAFLPQFLSAEQPFLPQLLVMIVTWTLLDLLCKLAYGLGAHGAARYLRSGKGQSWFNRISAGLFGGAGAASLLSSH; translated from the coding sequence ATGAGTCTGGAAACCTGGCTGCTGTTCAGCGGTGCTGCATTGGTGGTGATCCTGATTCCGGGGCCACTGTCGTTGCTGATGATCAGCAACAGTCTGAATTACGGTTTGCGTCGTTCCTACCCGGCATTTCTCGGCGGCGTGACGGCTTCGATCTGTCTGCTCAGTGCATCGGCATTGGGCCTTGGCGCATTGCTGCTGGCCTCGGAGCAACTCTTCAGCGTGCTGAAAATCGTCGGCGCACTGTATCTGTTCTACCTCGCCTGGCAGAGCTGGCAACAATCGCGTCAGCCAGCAGTCGGCGCTGACGTGCCGCAAGCCGCGCCTGTGCCACGTTTTCGCGCGTTGTTCGGACGCGCTTTCGTGCTCGGTGCCAGCAACCCCAAAGACATCCTGTTCTTCGCCGCGTTTCTGCCGCAGTTTCTCAGTGCCGAGCAACCATTCCTGCCACAACTGCTGGTGATGATCGTAACCTGGACCCTGCTGGATCTGCTGTGCAAACTGGCCTACGGTCTGGGCGCCCACGGTGCCGCGCGTTATCTGCGCAGCGGCAAAGGACAGAGCTGGTTTAACCGGATCAGCGCCGGTTTGTTCGGCGGCGCTGGGGCAGCATCGTTACTCAGCAGTCACTGA
- a CDS encoding NCS2 family permease — MESRKSEASTLDLSPPLRSGLLERLFKLSLHGTTVKTELIAGLTTFITMAYIIFVNPNIMADAGIDHGAAFVATCIAAALGCLLMGLYANWPVGLAPGMGLNAFFTYTVVGTMGYNWETALGAVFVSGVLFMILTFSRIREWLLNSIPVSLRFAMGAGVGLFLGLIGLKTAGIVVDSPATLIKLGSLREPGPLLAAICFLMIAILSYHRVFGAILISIITVTLAGWGLGIVHYEGIMSTPPSLAPTFMAMNVAGVFNVSMISVVLAFLFVHMFDTAGTLMGVAQRANLVNADGRIENLSRAMKADSASSVFGAVVGVPPVTSYVESAAGVAAGGRTGLTAVTVGVLFIAAMFFAPLAGMIPAYATAGALIYVAMLMMGGMAHIEWDEATDAIPAIVTAIMMPLTFSVADGIALGFITYVALKAGTGKYKEISVSLWVLCAIFIAKFIFL, encoded by the coding sequence GTGGAAAGCCGCAAATCCGAAGCATCGACGCTGGACCTCTCGCCACCATTACGCAGTGGCTTGCTGGAACGTCTGTTTAAACTCAGCTTGCATGGCACCACGGTGAAGACCGAGCTGATTGCCGGTCTGACAACCTTCATCACCATGGCCTACATCATCTTCGTCAACCCGAACATCATGGCCGATGCCGGGATCGATCACGGTGCAGCCTTCGTCGCCACCTGTATCGCCGCTGCATTGGGCTGCCTGTTGATGGGCCTCTACGCCAACTGGCCGGTGGGTTTGGCGCCGGGCATGGGCCTCAACGCGTTCTTCACCTACACCGTGGTCGGCACCATGGGCTACAACTGGGAAACCGCGCTCGGTGCGGTGTTTGTCTCGGGCGTGTTGTTCATGATCCTGACCTTCTCACGGATTCGCGAGTGGCTGCTCAACAGTATTCCAGTCAGTCTGCGTTTTGCGATGGGCGCCGGTGTCGGTCTGTTCCTCGGCCTGATCGGTCTGAAAACCGCAGGCATCGTCGTCGACAGTCCGGCGACGCTGATCAAACTCGGCTCCCTGCGTGAACCCGGCCCGCTGCTAGCGGCCATCTGCTTCCTGATGATTGCAATCCTCAGCTATCACCGTGTATTCGGCGCGATCCTCATCAGCATCATCACCGTGACCCTCGCCGGTTGGGGCCTGGGCATCGTGCACTACGAAGGGATCATGTCGACGCCGCCGAGTCTGGCGCCGACCTTCATGGCCATGAACGTCGCCGGCGTGTTCAACGTCAGCATGATCAGCGTGGTGCTGGCCTTCCTCTTTGTGCACATGTTCGACACCGCCGGCACCCTGATGGGCGTGGCCCAGCGCGCCAATCTGGTCAACGCTGATGGCCGTATCGAAAACCTCTCCCGCGCCATGAAAGCCGACAGTGCCTCCAGCGTTTTCGGCGCCGTGGTCGGTGTGCCTCCAGTCACCAGCTATGTGGAAAGTGCTGCCGGCGTGGCCGCTGGTGGTCGGACTGGTCTTACCGCCGTCACTGTAGGTGTGCTATTTATAGCGGCGATGTTTTTCGCACCGCTGGCCGGCATGATTCCCGCTTACGCCACCGCCGGTGCACTGATCTACGTTGCGATGCTGATGATGGGCGGCATGGCCCACATCGAATGGGACGAAGCCACTGATGCGATCCCGGCCATCGTGACCGCAATCATGATGCCGCTGACCTTCTCGGTCGCCGACGGCATCGCGCTGGGCTTCATCACCTACGTGGCGTTGAAGGCCGGTACCGGCAAGTACAAGGAAATCTCCGTCAGCCTGTGGGTGCTCTGCGCGATCTTCATCGCCAAGTTCATTTTCCTGTAA
- a CDS encoding MarR family winged helix-turn-helix transcriptional regulator, whose product MLDLKNPSSQQQAMEAFFFGYQAFTAKADEMLERRGLSRVHQRIVFFIARYPNLSVKELLALLGVSKQALNMPLRQLQEMHLVDSVASEADKRKRLLELTAEGAKFEQALRREQVKLLERVFAEAGEAAVNGWLAVNLALGNSQTHLD is encoded by the coding sequence ATGCTTGACCTTAAAAACCCCTCCAGTCAGCAACAGGCGATGGAAGCTTTTTTCTTCGGCTATCAGGCGTTCACCGCCAAGGCTGATGAAATGCTCGAGCGGCGCGGCCTCTCCCGAGTGCATCAACGCATTGTGTTTTTCATCGCGCGGTATCCGAACTTGAGCGTGAAGGAGTTGTTGGCATTGCTCGGTGTGAGCAAGCAGGCGCTGAACATGCCGTTGCGGCAGTTGCAGGAAATGCATTTGGTGGACAGCGTGGCGTCCGAGGCCGACAAGCGTAAGCGCCTGCTGGAGTTGACGGCAGAAGGCGCGAAGTTTGAGCAGGCTTTGCGGCGTGAGCAGGTGAAGTTGCTGGAGCGGGTGTTCGCCGAGGCTGGGGAGGCGGCGGTGAATGGCTGGTTGGCGGTGAATCTGGCATTGGGGAACAGTCAGACACATCTCGACTGA
- a CDS encoding aminotransferase-like domain-containing protein: MAFSERVSRLKSSLIREILAAAQRPEVMSFAGGLPAEAMLPKVEWAEMPLSLGQYGMSEGEPALREALAAEARALGLECQASQVLVVSGSQQTLDLAAKLYIDKGTEILLEAPTYLAALQIFQLFGADCLTVPQESDGPNLAQLRDRLEQHRPAFIYLIPTFQNPSAVRYSEAKRAAVAALLDEFGVTLIEDEPYRELTFDGGSAKPIAGRLKKSSWIYTGTVSKTLLPGLRVGYLIASPDLFPHLLKLKQSADLHTNRIGQWQALQWIGNDKYQQHLSELRGFYRQRRDAFQAALETHFSDLADWNTPQGGLFFWLTLKQPLDTRTLLNEALANDVAFMPGEPFFPEPDNHHGHLRLNFSHIDPSRLDEGLKRLAAVVRQAQLDKAA; encoded by the coding sequence ATGGCTTTTTCCGAACGTGTCTCGCGCCTTAAAAGTTCTTTGATTCGTGAAATCCTTGCCGCCGCCCAGCGCCCGGAAGTCATGTCGTTTGCGGGCGGCTTGCCCGCCGAAGCCATGTTGCCGAAGGTCGAGTGGGCCGAAATGCCGCTGTCGCTCGGCCAATATGGCATGAGCGAAGGCGAGCCGGCATTGCGCGAAGCCTTGGCCGCGGAGGCGAGGGCGCTTGGCCTGGAATGTCAGGCGAGTCAGGTTCTGGTGGTCAGCGGTTCCCAGCAAACCCTCGATCTGGCGGCCAAGCTGTATATCGACAAGGGCACGGAGATTTTGCTGGAAGCGCCGACCTATCTCGCCGCGCTGCAAATCTTTCAGTTGTTCGGTGCTGATTGCCTGACCGTGCCGCAAGAGTCCGATGGCCCCAACCTCGCGCAATTGCGCGACCGTCTGGAGCAACATCGTCCGGCGTTCATCTATTTGATCCCGACCTTCCAGAACCCGTCAGCCGTGCGCTACAGCGAAGCCAAACGCGCAGCGGTCGCGGCGTTGCTCGATGAATTCGGCGTCACCCTGATCGAAGACGAACCCTACCGCGAACTGACTTTCGATGGCGGCAGCGCCAAACCGATTGCTGGTCGACTGAAAAAATCCAGCTGGATCTACACCGGTACCGTATCGAAAACCCTGCTGCCGGGTCTGCGCGTTGGCTATCTGATCGCCAGTCCCGATCTGTTTCCGCACTTGCTCAAACTCAAGCAATCGGCGGATCTGCACACCAATCGCATCGGTCAATGGCAGGCGTTGCAGTGGATCGGTAATGACAAGTATCAGCAGCATCTGAGCGAGTTGCGCGGCTTCTATCGACAGCGGCGGGATGCCTTCCAGGCGGCGCTGGAAACACATTTTTCTGATCTGGCGGATTGGAACACGCCACAGGGCGGGCTGTTTTTCTGGCTGACGTTGAAGCAGCCGCTGGACACGCGAACGTTGCTCAATGAGGCGTTGGCCAATGATGTGGCGTTTATGCCGGGGGAGCCGTTCTTTCCAGAACCGGATAACCATCATGGGCACTTGCGCTTGAATTTCAGCCACATTGATCCGTCGCGGCTGGATGAAGGATTGAAGCGATTGGCGGCGGTGGTGCGTCAGGCGCAGCTGGATAAGGCTGCCTGA
- a CDS encoding glutaredoxin family protein, translating into MFVKALRVGLGQLVIFIDFITRPGKKKRPAAAQAQVDAAAKDLTLYQFHACPFCVKTRRTLRRLNVPVTLKDAKNNEQDRQALLDQGGRIKVPCLRIEENGQTTWMYESKVIIDYLDKRFAAV; encoded by the coding sequence GTGTTCGTCAAAGCGCTTCGTGTCGGCCTCGGCCAACTGGTTATCTTCATCGACTTCATCACCCGTCCGGGCAAGAAAAAGCGCCCCGCCGCTGCTCAGGCTCAGGTGGATGCAGCTGCAAAAGACCTGACCTTGTATCAGTTCCACGCCTGCCCGTTCTGCGTGAAAACCCGCCGCACCTTGCGTCGTTTGAATGTGCCGGTGACGCTGAAGGATGCGAAGAACAATGAACAGGATCGTCAGGCCCTGCTGGATCAGGGCGGCCGGATCAAGGTGCCTTGCCTGCGGATTGAAGAGAACGGGCAGACGACCTGGATGTATGAGTCCAAGGTGATCATTGATTATCTGGATAAGCGCTTCGCGGCGGTCTGA
- the folE gene encoding GTP cyclohydrolase I FolE → MTLEQNYTAILGQLGEDVSREGLLDTPKRAAKAMQYLCRGYEQTLEEVTNGALFSSDNSEMVLVKDIELYSLCEHHLLPFIGKAHVAYIPSGKVLGLSKVARIVDMYARRLQIQENLSRQIADAVQQVTGALGVAVVIEAKHMCMMMRGVEKQNSSMITSVMLGEFRENAATRSEFLSLIK, encoded by the coding sequence GTGACACTGGAACAGAATTACACCGCGATTCTCGGCCAATTGGGCGAGGACGTGTCCCGCGAGGGCCTGCTCGACACGCCAAAGCGTGCCGCCAAAGCCATGCAGTACCTCTGCCGCGGTTATGAACAGACGCTCGAAGAGGTTACCAACGGTGCCCTGTTCAGCTCCGACAACAGCGAAATGGTGCTGGTCAAGGACATCGAGTTGTACTCGTTGTGCGAACACCACCTGCTGCCGTTCATCGGCAAGGCGCACGTTGCGTACATCCCGAGCGGCAAAGTGCTGGGCCTGTCGAAGGTCGCGCGGATCGTCGACATGTACGCCCGCCGTCTGCAGATTCAGGAAAACCTCAGCCGTCAGATCGCCGATGCAGTGCAACAAGTCACCGGCGCGCTGGGCGTTGCCGTGGTGATCGAGGCCAAGCACATGTGCATGATGATGCGCGGTGTCGAGAAGCAGAATTCGTCGATGATCACCTCGGTGATGCTCGGAGAGTTCCGTGAAAACGCAGCGACCCGCAGCGAATTCCTCAGCCTCATCAAGTAA